One Mya arenaria isolate MELC-2E11 chromosome 7, ASM2691426v1 genomic window carries:
- the LOC128241173 gene encoding uncharacterized protein LOC128241173 encodes MDVGEKRKRGRPRLTESTRKRRRQDNIHINQVCYYNTFSYAGIIEADTRSKMTSTQLTSTPASASFIDVEKTPSVSAPESQIASRKSPESPAKAVMRPFRDVKKKESLSFLDPFDITIDITLQESDEEADDDPDFEPDFHMSSVLPENLQNFPDVTFEEAVFGQEEAAESDGMSGRPQKYTLVLPTNTEQRGFLRRLPYLCNNSPLRQQLWKDGTLGRHAATEVSISLKVLPNSADIPCTFCGPILEDSPTRPVPISSWKGCSHTRRVVRNVLSISWVNYYTILLTLYS; translated from the exons atgGACGTTGGGGAAAAGAGAAAGAGAGGACGACCAAGATTAACTGAATCGACCAGAAAACGGCGAAGACAggacaat ATTCATATTAACCAAGTATGCTATTATAATACTTTTAGCTATGCCGGTATAATTGAAGCTGATACAAGGAGTAAAATGACAAGCACACAGCTAACATCCACCCCCGCGAGTGCATCATTTATAGATGTTGAAAAGACCCCTTCAGTCTCAGCTCCTGAATCACAAATTGCCAGCAG GAAATCACCAGAATCCCCTGCAAAGGCTGTGATGAGGCCATTCAGAGATGTGAAAAAGAAGGAATCTTTGTCTTTCCTGGACCCATTTGA CATCACTATTGACATCACACTTCAAGAATCTGATGAGGAGGCTGATGATGATCCAGATTTTGAACCCGACTTCCACATGTCAAGTGTACT GCCTGAGAACCTCCAAAACTTCCCTGATGTGACGTTTGAAGAAGCAGTATTTGGTCAGGAAGAGGCTGCAGAAAGTGATG GTATGTCAGGAAGGCCACAGAAGTACACGCTGGTGCTCCCAACCAACACTGAACAGAGGGGTTTTCTCCGGCGACTTCCTTATCTCTGCAACAACAGTCCTCTCAGGCAACAACTTTGGAAAGATGGAACTTTGGGCAGACATGCTGCAACTGAAGTTTCCATCAGCCTCAAAGTTCTTCCGAATTCAGCGGACATACCTTGTACCTTCTGTGGACCGATACTGGAAGACTCACCAACAAGACCTGTTCCAATCTCTTCGTGGAAAGGATGTAGTCATACTAGGCGTGTTGTTAGAAATGTTCTGAGTATATCTTGGGTCAATTATTACACCATACTTTTGACATTATACAGTTGA
- the LOC128241174 gene encoding P2X purinoceptor 7-like yields MCGNCRDMPTQRERVCCDREACLSHTADFDLLVLNERVLALARLMRRDILVFIEEEDLRRANRHQAYRQFILWTHGYLGAGDRRVIPSCCVWRIRETFPDPYGQHTGVVPGRVQ; encoded by the exons ATGTGCGGAAACTGCCGGGACATGCCCACACAAAGGGAAAGAGTTTGTTGTGACCGGGAAGCTTGTCTTTCTCATACTGCT GACTTTGACCTCCTTGTCCTGAATGAGAGGGTTCTGGCCCTTGCCCGTCTAATGAGGCGAGACATCCTCGTTTTTATTGAGGAGGAGGACCTGCGGAGAGCCAACCGCCACCAGGCCTACAGGCAGTTCATTCTATGGACCCACGGATATTTGGGGGCTGGGGATAGAAGAGTCATTCCCTCATGCTGTGTTTGGAGGATCAGGGAAACCTTCCCGGATCCATATGGACAACATACTGGCGTTGTGCCAGGTAGGGTGCAGTAG
- the LOC128240322 gene encoding myosin-11-like isoform X3 has protein sequence MASKQIRCEMCCNENAVGYCKTCGFLGETCVNIHKIGKIFQTHTLIMHEAVKVHEGGTENPKVILRDITEERCKQHPTERVIFLCNIHDSVICGRCLHSEHLSCGKEVVDLLHEVVNIDCEKVNTMQSVLKEVKDEILFLKDEVEQSMESYKKHADKCMQECMELGNKIKRRVDELTSDIIHGITKTNDINVSTHSSITQTCNEKTKWCEDEENKIDDFVDNNMAGHLYLMHRHFEKEVSDARSHLKEMKHKQTFKGFGCKENKVILKCLFEDLEEVCEHQEEVTGSDDGNLDNVVASPTKICKTRREFTALLNQIKQDLDKSEKTRREHTALLNQIKQDLDQSEKARNALSDELKQVKQSKDNSEKKRKIFEQELEKAKQDIEDSEKTRKALCGELQKVKQDIDNSEKTRRGLEQKLLKANQDIKEAKRERAEVKAQCSQIKDRINWTQPTGTVNVTFGIGTIDLVFKFPDGILTVWRVRHKSSKPSFITLLYYLHMY, from the exons ATGGCATCAAAGCAGATTCGGTGTGAAATGTGCTGTAATGAAAATGCAGTTGGATATTGCAAAACGTGTGGATTCCTTGGAGAAACATGTGTTAATATTCACAAGATAGGAAAGATATTTCAAACTCATACTCTCATTATGCATGAGGCTGTGAAAGTGCATGAAGGTGGTACTGAAAATCCAAAAGTCATATTGCGGGACATCACAGAAGAAAGATGTAAGCAGCATCCGACTGAGAGAGTTATCTTTCTTTGTAACATTCATGATTCCGTGATTTGCGGCAGATGCCTTCATTCCGAACATCTTTCTTGCGGAAAAGAAGTTGTTGACTTGTTGCATGAAGTAGTTAACATTGACTGCGAGAAAGTCAACACAATGCAGTCAGTGTTAAAGGAGGTTAAAGATGaaattctgtttttgaaagatgAAGTAGAACAAAGCATGGAGAGCTACAAAAAACACGCTGATAAATGTATGCAAGAATGTATGGAATtaggaaataaaattaaacgaCGTGTAGATGAATTGACAAGTGATATTATACACGGAATAACAAAGACAAATGACATAAACGTGAGTACCCATTCCAGTATTACTCAGACGTGTAACGAGAAAACCAAGTGGTGTGAggatgaagaaaataaaattgatgattttgttgACAATAATATGGCTGGGCACTTGTACCTAATGCACAGACATTTTGAGAAAGAGGTTTCGGATGCCAGATCCCATCTCAAAgaaatgaaacacaaacaaaccTTTAAAGGGTTTGGCtgtaaagaaaataaagttatactAAAATGCCTGTTTGAGGATTTGGAGGAAGTTTGTGAACATCAAGAAGAAGTTACTGGAAGTGACGATGGCAATTTGGACAATGTTGTCGCATCACCTACAAAAATATGCAAG ACCCGGCGGGAGTTCACTGCACTGTTGAATCAAATCAAGCAAGACTTAGATAAATCAGAAAAG ACCCGGCGGGAGCACACTGCACTGTTGAATCAAATCAAGCAAGACTTAGATCAGTCAGAGAAG GCAAGGAATGCACTGAGTGATGAGCTGAAACAAGTGAAACAAAGCAAAGATAATTCCGAAAAG AAAAGGAAGATATTCGAACAAGAATTAGAGAAAGCGAAACAGGACATAGAGGATTCTGAAAAG ACAAGGAAAGCACTGTGTGGTGAGCTGCAAAAAGTGAAACAAGATATCGATAATTCAGAAAAG ACAAGGAGGGGTCTCGAAcaaaaactattgaaagcaaATCAGGACATTAAGGAAGCTAAAAGG GAAAGAGCAGAAGTCAAGGCACAGTGTTCGCAAATAAAAGACAGAATCAACT GGACTCAACCAACGGGAACTGTTAATGTCACGTTCGGCATCGGTACGATTGACTTAGTATTCAAATTCCCGGATGGCATTCTGACG GTCTGGCGAGTCCGCCATAAATCATCAAAGCCGagttttataactttattataCTATTTGCATATGTACTAG
- the LOC128240322 gene encoding myosin-11-like isoform X2, translated as MASKQIRCEMCCNENAVGYCKTCGFLGETCVNIHKIGKIFQTHTLIMHEAVKVHEGGTENPKVILRDITEERCKQHPTERVIFLCNIHDSVICGRCLHSEHLSCGKEVVDLLHEVVNIDCEKVNTMQSVLKEVKDEILFLKDEVEQSMESYKKHADKCMQECMELGNKIKRRVDELTSDIIHGITKTNDINVSTHSSITQTCNEKTKWCEDEENKIDDFVDNNMAGHLYLMHRHFEKEVSDARSHLKEMKHKQTFKGFGCKENKVILKCLFEDLEEVCEHQEEVTGSDDGNLDNVVASPTKICKTRREFTALLNQIKQDLDKSEKTRREHTALLNQIKQDLDQSEKARNALSDELKQVKQSKDNSEKKRKIFEQELEKAKQDIEDSEKTRKALCGELQKVKQDIDNSEKTRRGLEQKLLKANQDIKEAKRERAEVKAQCSQIKDRINWTQPTGTVNVTFGIGTIDLVFKFPDGILTCEQKKKEEPRQIGGGIRDTKSVSRKPDKRWHVQRMLDAGP; from the exons ATGGCATCAAAGCAGATTCGGTGTGAAATGTGCTGTAATGAAAATGCAGTTGGATATTGCAAAACGTGTGGATTCCTTGGAGAAACATGTGTTAATATTCACAAGATAGGAAAGATATTTCAAACTCATACTCTCATTATGCATGAGGCTGTGAAAGTGCATGAAGGTGGTACTGAAAATCCAAAAGTCATATTGCGGGACATCACAGAAGAAAGATGTAAGCAGCATCCGACTGAGAGAGTTATCTTTCTTTGTAACATTCATGATTCCGTGATTTGCGGCAGATGCCTTCATTCCGAACATCTTTCTTGCGGAAAAGAAGTTGTTGACTTGTTGCATGAAGTAGTTAACATTGACTGCGAGAAAGTCAACACAATGCAGTCAGTGTTAAAGGAGGTTAAAGATGaaattctgtttttgaaagatgAAGTAGAACAAAGCATGGAGAGCTACAAAAAACACGCTGATAAATGTATGCAAGAATGTATGGAATtaggaaataaaattaaacgaCGTGTAGATGAATTGACAAGTGATATTATACACGGAATAACAAAGACAAATGACATAAACGTGAGTACCCATTCCAGTATTACTCAGACGTGTAACGAGAAAACCAAGTGGTGTGAggatgaagaaaataaaattgatgattttgttgACAATAATATGGCTGGGCACTTGTACCTAATGCACAGACATTTTGAGAAAGAGGTTTCGGATGCCAGATCCCATCTCAAAgaaatgaaacacaaacaaaccTTTAAAGGGTTTGGCtgtaaagaaaataaagttatactAAAATGCCTGTTTGAGGATTTGGAGGAAGTTTGTGAACATCAAGAAGAAGTTACTGGAAGTGACGATGGCAATTTGGACAATGTTGTCGCATCACCTACAAAAATATGCAAG ACCCGGCGGGAGTTCACTGCACTGTTGAATCAAATCAAGCAAGACTTAGATAAATCAGAAAAG ACCCGGCGGGAGCACACTGCACTGTTGAATCAAATCAAGCAAGACTTAGATCAGTCAGAGAAG GCAAGGAATGCACTGAGTGATGAGCTGAAACAAGTGAAACAAAGCAAAGATAATTCCGAAAAG AAAAGGAAGATATTCGAACAAGAATTAGAGAAAGCGAAACAGGACATAGAGGATTCTGAAAAG ACAAGGAAAGCACTGTGTGGTGAGCTGCAAAAAGTGAAACAAGATATCGATAATTCAGAAAAG ACAAGGAGGGGTCTCGAAcaaaaactattgaaagcaaATCAGGACATTAAGGAAGCTAAAAGG GAAAGAGCAGAAGTCAAGGCACAGTGTTCGCAAATAAAAGACAGAATCAACT GGACTCAACCAACGGGAACTGTTAATGTCACGTTCGGCATCGGTACGATTGACTTAGTATTCAAATTCCCGGATGGCATTCTGACG TGTGAACAAAAGAAGAAAGAGGAACCGAGACAAATTGGAGGAGGAATCAGAG
- the LOC128240322 gene encoding myosin-11-like isoform X4, which produces MASKQIRCEMCCNENAVGYCKTCGFLGETCVNIHKIGKIFQTHTLIMHEAVKVHEGGTENPKVILRDITEERCKQHPTERVIFLCNIHDSVICGRCLHSEHLSCGKEVVDLLHEVVNIDCEKVNTMQSVLKEVKDEILFLKDEVEQSMESYKKHADKCMQECMELGNKIKRRVDELTSDIIHGITKTNDINVSTHSSITQTCNEKTKWCEDEENKIDDFVDNNMAGHLYLMHRHFEKEVSDARSHLKEMKHKQTFKGFGCKENKVILKCLFEDLEEVCEHQEEVTGSDDGNLDNVVASPTKICKTRREFTALLNQIKQDLDKSEKTRREHTALLNQIKQDLDQSEKARNALSDELKQVKQSKDNSEKKRKIFEQELEKAKQDIEDSEKTRKALCGELQKVKQDIDNSEKTRRGLEQKLLKANQDIKEAKRERAEVKAQCSQIKDRINWTQPTGTVNVTFGIGTIDLVFKFPDGILTVSRHFGYKNTP; this is translated from the exons ATGGCATCAAAGCAGATTCGGTGTGAAATGTGCTGTAATGAAAATGCAGTTGGATATTGCAAAACGTGTGGATTCCTTGGAGAAACATGTGTTAATATTCACAAGATAGGAAAGATATTTCAAACTCATACTCTCATTATGCATGAGGCTGTGAAAGTGCATGAAGGTGGTACTGAAAATCCAAAAGTCATATTGCGGGACATCACAGAAGAAAGATGTAAGCAGCATCCGACTGAGAGAGTTATCTTTCTTTGTAACATTCATGATTCCGTGATTTGCGGCAGATGCCTTCATTCCGAACATCTTTCTTGCGGAAAAGAAGTTGTTGACTTGTTGCATGAAGTAGTTAACATTGACTGCGAGAAAGTCAACACAATGCAGTCAGTGTTAAAGGAGGTTAAAGATGaaattctgtttttgaaagatgAAGTAGAACAAAGCATGGAGAGCTACAAAAAACACGCTGATAAATGTATGCAAGAATGTATGGAATtaggaaataaaattaaacgaCGTGTAGATGAATTGACAAGTGATATTATACACGGAATAACAAAGACAAATGACATAAACGTGAGTACCCATTCCAGTATTACTCAGACGTGTAACGAGAAAACCAAGTGGTGTGAggatgaagaaaataaaattgatgattttgttgACAATAATATGGCTGGGCACTTGTACCTAATGCACAGACATTTTGAGAAAGAGGTTTCGGATGCCAGATCCCATCTCAAAgaaatgaaacacaaacaaaccTTTAAAGGGTTTGGCtgtaaagaaaataaagttatactAAAATGCCTGTTTGAGGATTTGGAGGAAGTTTGTGAACATCAAGAAGAAGTTACTGGAAGTGACGATGGCAATTTGGACAATGTTGTCGCATCACCTACAAAAATATGCAAG ACCCGGCGGGAGTTCACTGCACTGTTGAATCAAATCAAGCAAGACTTAGATAAATCAGAAAAG ACCCGGCGGGAGCACACTGCACTGTTGAATCAAATCAAGCAAGACTTAGATCAGTCAGAGAAG GCAAGGAATGCACTGAGTGATGAGCTGAAACAAGTGAAACAAAGCAAAGATAATTCCGAAAAG AAAAGGAAGATATTCGAACAAGAATTAGAGAAAGCGAAACAGGACATAGAGGATTCTGAAAAG ACAAGGAAAGCACTGTGTGGTGAGCTGCAAAAAGTGAAACAAGATATCGATAATTCAGAAAAG ACAAGGAGGGGTCTCGAAcaaaaactattgaaagcaaATCAGGACATTAAGGAAGCTAAAAGG GAAAGAGCAGAAGTCAAGGCACAGTGTTCGCAAATAAAAGACAGAATCAACT GGACTCAACCAACGGGAACTGTTAATGTCACGTTCGGCATCGGTACGATTGACTTAGTATTCAAATTCCCGGATGGCATTCTGACG GTTTCAcggcattttgggtacaaaaATACTCCTTAA